In Micromonospora sp. NBC_01813, the following are encoded in one genomic region:
- the sigB gene encoding RNA polymerase sigma factor SigB, with the protein MEDGTDTTVQLTDDGQHDLDATDDRGASADLVRAYLNGIGRTKLLTAAQEVELAKRIEAGLYAEEKLATAGRRSARIRADLTTIAAEGRAAKDHLLEANLRLVVSIAKRYTGRGMAFLDLIQEGNLGLIRAVEKFDYAKGYKFSTYATWWIRQAITRAMADQARTIRIPVHMVEQVNRMVRARRELAVTLGREPTIAEIAANMTVPEFQVIELISYDREPVSLDQAVGEDGESALGDFVAAVDPRQQSGQSASEGKLRNEVEIVLSTLSQREQAVIRLRFGLDDGRQRTLDEVGREFGLSRERIRQIEKVTLLKLRDPSRAQRLEAYTG; encoded by the coding sequence ATCGAAGACGGCACCGACACCACCGTCCAGCTCACCGATGACGGTCAGCACGACCTTGACGCCACCGACGACCGCGGCGCATCCGCCGACCTGGTCCGCGCATACCTGAACGGGATCGGACGCACCAAGCTGCTCACCGCCGCCCAGGAGGTCGAGCTGGCCAAGCGGATCGAGGCCGGGCTGTACGCCGAGGAGAAGCTCGCCACCGCCGGCCGGCGCTCCGCACGGATCCGCGCCGATCTCACCACCATCGCCGCCGAGGGCCGCGCCGCCAAGGATCACCTGCTGGAGGCGAATCTGCGGCTGGTCGTCAGCATCGCGAAGCGCTACACCGGGCGGGGGATGGCCTTCCTCGACCTGATCCAGGAGGGCAACCTGGGCCTGATCCGCGCGGTCGAGAAGTTCGACTACGCCAAGGGCTACAAGTTCTCCACCTACGCCACCTGGTGGATTCGCCAGGCGATCACCCGCGCCATGGCCGACCAGGCCCGCACCATCCGCATCCCGGTGCACATGGTCGAGCAGGTCAACCGGATGGTACGGGCGCGCCGTGAGCTCGCCGTCACGCTCGGCCGGGAGCCGACGATCGCGGAGATCGCCGCCAACATGACGGTGCCCGAGTTCCAGGTGATCGAGCTCATCTCCTACGACCGGGAGCCGGTCAGCCTGGACCAGGCGGTCGGCGAGGACGGCGAAAGCGCTCTCGGTGACTTCGTCGCCGCGGTCGACCCACGGCAGCAGAGCGGCCAGTCCGCGTCCGAGGGCAAGCTGCGCAACGAAGTGGAGATCGTTCTGTCCACACTGTCCCAGCGCGAACAGGCGGTCATCCGGTTGCGGTTCGGGCTCGACGACGGTCGGCAGCGCACCCTCGACGAGGTCGGCCGCGAGTTCGGGCTCTCCCGGGAGCGGATCCGGCAGATCGAGAAGGTCACCTTGCTCAAGCTGCGGGACCCGTCGCGCGCCCAACGGCTGGAGGCGTACACCGGCTGA
- a CDS encoding bifunctional acetate--CoA ligase family protein/GNAT family N-acetyltransferase: protein MNRSAADRLAADRSADVLLRDGTTVHLRQIRPDDADAVVAMHARFSERTRYLRYFSPYPRIPERDLQRFVNVDHRDREAFVVVSGDRVFAVGRYDRLGAGSTEAEVAFVVEDAHQGRGVGSVLLEHLAAAARADGIESFVAEVLPANAPMLRVFADAGYQVRRRYADGVVHLSFPIAPTEASLQVQWSREHSAESRSIARLLTPRGVAVYGASATGQGVGAAVLGHLRDGGFTGDIVGVHPVVDRIGGLPAYRRAADAGIPVDLAVVAVTPDAVPGVVADAAAAGAHGVVVISAGFAETGPAGAAAQRELIRTAHVAGLRVVGPNCLGVANTDPRVRLNATLAPQLPPAGRVGFFSQSGALGVALLAEADRRGLGLSSFVSAGNRADVSGNDLLQYWQDDPGTDVVLLYLETFGNPRKFARLTRRIGRTKPVVALASAARRATAHGEDPAAAVQTGEGAAPAVGPDAVAVTRLFAQSGVIRVDTVAEMFDVGTLLANQPLPVGRRVGVVGNSSALATLASAACQAHRLTAATGYPRTVAPEAGAHDFADMLADAAVDVGVDALVVVFAPPLPGQLADEDADFTSALASVALAGDKPTVATLLVGQPPAGVPTYPSVEESVRALARVADYADWLREPPGTVPQLAGTDPAAAAAVLAVEPVDPAALLAAYGVEVLGSVPAASADEAVAAARQLGLPVVIKAADDGLRHRLDLGAVRLDLASAEAVEQAYREISEQFGRQVLVQRMVAPGVACVVEMVTDPTFGPVVGFGLGGVATDLLGDRAWRAAPLTDRDAAELVDEPRAAPLLRGYRGAGSVDRDALADLLIRIGRLADEQPRIHRLRLNPVLARPGGLTVLHASVRLGSSGARPDTGPRQL, encoded by the coding sequence GTGAACCGCTCGGCTGCGGACCGCCTGGCTGCGGACCGCTCGGCCGATGTGCTGCTACGCGACGGCACCACCGTCCACCTGCGGCAGATCCGACCCGACGACGCCGACGCCGTCGTCGCCATGCACGCCCGGTTCTCCGAACGCACCCGCTACCTGCGCTACTTCTCCCCGTACCCGCGAATCCCCGAACGCGACCTGCAGCGGTTCGTCAACGTCGACCACCGCGACCGGGAAGCGTTCGTGGTGGTCTCCGGTGACCGGGTCTTCGCGGTGGGCCGCTACGACCGGCTCGGTGCCGGCTCCACCGAGGCCGAGGTCGCGTTCGTGGTGGAGGACGCCCACCAGGGCCGTGGCGTCGGCTCGGTGCTGCTGGAGCATCTCGCCGCAGCGGCCCGGGCCGACGGCATCGAGTCGTTCGTCGCCGAGGTACTGCCGGCGAACGCGCCGATGCTGCGGGTCTTCGCCGACGCCGGGTACCAGGTCCGTCGCCGCTACGCCGACGGGGTGGTGCACCTCAGCTTCCCGATCGCGCCCACCGAGGCGTCGCTGCAGGTGCAGTGGAGCCGGGAACACAGCGCCGAGTCCCGCTCGATCGCCCGACTGCTGACCCCGCGTGGCGTCGCGGTCTACGGAGCCAGCGCCACCGGGCAGGGCGTCGGCGCCGCCGTCCTCGGGCACCTTCGTGACGGCGGCTTCACCGGCGACATCGTCGGCGTACACCCGGTGGTGGACCGGATCGGCGGACTGCCGGCGTACCGCCGCGCCGCCGACGCCGGCATCCCGGTGGATCTGGCCGTCGTCGCGGTCACCCCGGACGCGGTGCCGGGCGTGGTCGCCGACGCGGCCGCCGCCGGGGCACACGGCGTGGTGGTCATCTCCGCCGGCTTCGCCGAGACCGGGCCGGCCGGGGCCGCCGCGCAGCGTGAGCTGATCCGGACCGCGCACGTCGCCGGGCTACGGGTGGTCGGCCCGAACTGTCTCGGGGTGGCCAACACCGACCCCCGGGTACGGCTCAACGCCACGCTCGCCCCGCAGCTCCCGCCGGCCGGCCGGGTCGGCTTCTTCAGCCAGTCCGGGGCGCTGGGTGTCGCGTTGCTCGCCGAGGCGGACCGGCGGGGGCTCGGGCTGTCGTCGTTCGTGTCCGCCGGCAACCGGGCCGACGTCTCCGGCAACGACCTGCTGCAGTACTGGCAGGACGACCCGGGCACCGATGTCGTCCTGCTCTACCTGGAGACGTTCGGCAACCCGCGTAAGTTCGCCCGACTGACCCGGCGGATCGGCCGGACGAAGCCGGTGGTGGCGCTGGCCTCGGCGGCCCGTCGGGCGACCGCGCACGGGGAGGACCCCGCAGCTGCGGTGCAGACAGGGGAGGGCGCGGCACCTGCGGTAGGGCCGGACGCCGTGGCGGTGACCCGGCTGTTCGCCCAGTCCGGCGTGATCCGGGTGGACACCGTCGCGGAGATGTTCGACGTCGGCACCCTGCTGGCGAACCAGCCGTTGCCGGTCGGCCGACGGGTCGGGGTGGTGGGCAACTCGTCGGCGTTGGCGACCCTCGCGTCGGCGGCCTGCCAGGCGCACCGGCTCACCGCCGCCACCGGCTATCCGCGTACGGTCGCGCCGGAGGCCGGCGCGCACGACTTCGCCGACATGCTCGCCGACGCTGCGGTCGACGTCGGAGTCGACGCGCTCGTGGTGGTGTTCGCCCCGCCGTTGCCGGGTCAGCTGGCCGACGAGGACGCCGACTTCACCTCGGCCCTTGCCAGTGTGGCGCTCGCCGGCGACAAGCCGACCGTGGCGACCCTGCTGGTCGGTCAGCCGCCGGCCGGAGTGCCGACGTACCCGTCGGTGGAGGAGTCGGTGCGGGCGCTGGCCCGGGTCGCCGACTACGCCGACTGGCTGCGGGAACCACCGGGTACGGTGCCGCAACTGGCCGGGACCGATCCGGCGGCGGCCGCCGCGGTGCTGGCCGTCGAGCCGGTCGACCCGGCCGCCCTGCTCGCCGCGTACGGCGTCGAGGTGCTCGGCTCGGTGCCGGCGGCCTCGGCTGACGAGGCGGTGGCGGCGGCCCGGCAGTTGGGTCTGCCGGTGGTGATCAAAGCGGCCGACGACGGGCTGCGGCACCGGCTGGATCTCGGTGCGGTACGCCTCGATCTGGCCAGCGCGGAAGCCGTCGAGCAGGCGTACCGGGAGATTTCCGAACAGTTCGGGCGGCAGGTGCTGGTCCAACGGATGGTGGCCCCCGGGGTGGCCTGCGTCGTCGAGATGGTGACCGATCCGACGTTCGGCCCGGTGGTCGGGTTCGGCCTGGGCGGCGTGGCGACGGATCTGCTCGGCGACCGGGCCTGGCGGGCCGCGCCGTTGACCGACCGCGACGCGGCCGAACTAGTCGACGAGCCGCGGGCGGCACCGCTACTGCGCGGCTACCGGGGCGCCGGATCCGTCGACCGGGATGCCCTGGCCGACCTGCTGATCCGGATCGGTCGGCTCGCCGACGAGCAGCCACGGATCCACCGGCTACGGCTCAACCCGGTGCTGGCCCGCCCGGGCGGGCTGACGGTACTGCACGCCAGTGTCCGTCTCGGGTCGTCCGGGGCCCGGCCGGACACCGGCCCGCGTCAGCTCTGA
- a CDS encoding acetoin utilization protein AcuC yields the protein MPEATGEMTGGTGQGSDATLVVWDERLLAYDLGDHPLDPVRVELTIALAREFGLLDRAGVRLLTPEPADDAALTRVHRPDYLDAVRVAHEDPFFSGYGLGTPDNPTFAGMHEASALVAGATMAAAEAVWRGDARRAVNVSGGLHHAMADRAAGFCVYNDPAVAIARLLDLGAERVAYVDIDVHHGDGVQEIFYDDPRVLTISLHETPLALFPGTGFPDEVGGPAAQGGAANVALPSGTGDAGWLRAFHAVVPSLLRAFRPQLLVTQCGADAHRLDPLADLGLSVDGQRAAYLALRALADELCDGRWVATGGGGYALVEVVPRAWTHLLAVAVGAPLHPATLTPPRWRALAAARCPGRQVPLRMTDDVDPDFVPWQPGGDPDPVDRAIMATRKAVFPLHGLDPHDPRD from the coding sequence ATGCCGGAGGCGACGGGCGAGATGACAGGCGGGACGGGCCAGGGGTCGGACGCGACGCTGGTCGTCTGGGATGAACGCCTGCTGGCGTACGACCTGGGCGACCATCCGCTGGACCCGGTACGCGTCGAGTTGACCATCGCGCTGGCCCGCGAGTTCGGTCTGCTGGACCGGGCCGGGGTCCGCCTGCTCACGCCGGAGCCGGCCGACGACGCGGCGCTGACCCGGGTGCACCGGCCCGACTACCTCGACGCCGTCCGGGTCGCCCACGAGGATCCGTTCTTCTCCGGGTACGGCCTGGGCACCCCGGACAATCCGACGTTCGCCGGGATGCACGAGGCCAGCGCGCTGGTCGCCGGGGCCACGATGGCCGCCGCCGAGGCGGTCTGGCGCGGTGACGCCCGGCGGGCGGTCAACGTCTCCGGCGGGCTGCACCACGCGATGGCGGACCGGGCCGCCGGCTTCTGCGTCTACAACGATCCGGCGGTCGCGATCGCCCGCCTGCTCGACCTGGGCGCCGAGCGGGTCGCGTACGTCGACATCGACGTGCATCACGGCGACGGGGTGCAGGAGATCTTCTACGACGACCCCCGGGTGCTCACCATCAGCCTGCACGAGACCCCACTGGCGTTGTTCCCCGGCACCGGTTTCCCCGACGAGGTCGGCGGTCCGGCTGCGCAGGGCGGCGCGGCCAACGTGGCGCTGCCGTCGGGCACCGGCGACGCCGGCTGGCTGCGGGCCTTCCACGCGGTGGTGCCGTCGCTGCTGCGCGCCTTCCGACCCCAGTTGCTGGTCACCCAGTGCGGCGCCGACGCCCACCGGCTCGACCCGCTCGCCGACCTCGGGCTGAGCGTCGACGGCCAGCGGGCCGCGTACCTGGCGCTGCGTGCCCTCGCCGACGAGCTGTGCGACGGGCGGTGGGTGGCCACCGGCGGCGGCGGGTACGCCCTCGTCGAGGTGGTGCCCCGGGCCTGGACCCACCTGCTGGCGGTGGCCGTCGGCGCGCCGCTGCACCCGGCGACGCTGACCCCGCCGCGTTGGCGTGCGCTCGCCGCCGCCCGCTGCCCCGGCCGGCAGGTCCCGCTGCGGATGACCGACGACGTCGACCCGGACTTCGTGCCGTGGCAACCCGGCGGCGACCCCGACCCGGTGGACCGGGCGATCATGGCGACCCGCAAAGCGGTGTTCCCGCTGCACGGTCTCGACCCGCACGACCCCCGGGACTGA
- a CDS encoding sulfurtransferase, with product MFVADDPTVAVSELAAAITGTPPTVLDVRWRLTGSPGRTDYVAGHLPGAVFVDLDTELCGPPGAGGRHPLPEPAELQSALRAAGVRTGHPVVVYDAGDGAAAARAWWTLRWAGHRPTWVLDGGYPAWLAAGLPVTAEVPTPPPGDITVRPGGLPVLDADAAGRLPTAGGLLIDVRAPERFRGEREPVDPVAGHIPGAVNLPTTQHLDGTGRLRDADTVRDRFAEVGLRPDDPVAAYCGSGVTAAHTVLALHRAGRTDAALYVGSWSEWITDPDRPVQR from the coding sequence GTGTTCGTTGCCGATGACCCTACCGTCGCCGTATCCGAGCTCGCCGCCGCGATCACCGGCACACCGCCGACGGTGCTCGACGTCCGCTGGCGGCTGACCGGTTCACCCGGGCGCACCGACTACGTCGCCGGGCATCTGCCGGGCGCCGTCTTCGTCGACCTGGACACCGAACTCTGCGGTCCACCCGGTGCCGGCGGCCGGCACCCACTGCCGGAGCCGGCGGAGCTGCAGTCCGCCCTGCGGGCCGCCGGCGTGCGGACCGGTCACCCGGTGGTCGTCTACGACGCCGGTGACGGTGCCGCCGCCGCCCGCGCCTGGTGGACCCTGCGCTGGGCCGGGCACCGGCCGACCTGGGTGCTCGACGGCGGCTACCCGGCCTGGCTCGCCGCCGGCCTGCCGGTCACCGCCGAGGTGCCGACGCCGCCGCCGGGCGACATCACGGTACGGCCGGGCGGCCTGCCGGTGCTCGACGCCGACGCCGCCGGCCGGCTGCCCACCGCCGGCGGACTGCTGATCGACGTACGCGCCCCGGAGCGCTTCCGTGGCGAGCGGGAGCCGGTCGACCCGGTCGCCGGTCACATCCCGGGCGCGGTCAACCTGCCGACCACCCAGCACCTCGACGGCACCGGTCGGCTGCGCGACGCCGACACGGTGCGGGACCGGTTCGCCGAGGTCGGGCTGCGCCCCGACGACCCGGTCGCGGCGTACTGCGGGTCCGGGGTCACCGCCGCGCACACGGTGCTCGCGCTGCACCGCGCCGGCCGCACCGACGCGGCGCTCTACGTCGGTTCCTGGAGTGAGTGGATCACCGATCCGGACCGGCCCGTGCAACGATGA
- a CDS encoding helix-turn-helix domain-containing protein, with protein MNEFRHALKAERMARGMSQDALGAQVHVTGSQIGNYESGRSVPPEDVASRLDTVLSADGELAKQAEAARAGAVAPWMRPWAATEQLAMMLRWWEPSIIPGILQTEAYARSVIAAGPHTDAQVEAITRDRLERQSILDRPVPVGLTAIMDEAALRHGDPEVMKEQLDHLIDIGHRPGVHVRVVPMGAGMYAGLTGAFVLATLPDGGTVAYCDDQVEGKIIKRAIELRRLVTVWEAICAQALPWKMSRDLILRMIDEHERASMAHVQPQR; from the coding sequence GTGAACGAATTTAGGCACGCGCTCAAGGCTGAGCGGATGGCCCGGGGGATGTCGCAGGACGCGCTAGGTGCCCAGGTGCACGTCACGGGGTCGCAGATAGGGAACTACGAGTCGGGCAGGTCCGTCCCACCGGAGGACGTTGCGAGCCGCCTGGACACCGTGTTGTCCGCCGATGGGGAGCTTGCCAAGCAGGCAGAAGCGGCGAGGGCAGGAGCGGTTGCGCCATGGATGCGACCGTGGGCGGCGACCGAACAGTTGGCCATGATGCTGCGGTGGTGGGAGCCATCAATCATCCCTGGAATCCTTCAGACCGAGGCTTACGCGCGCTCGGTGATTGCGGCCGGGCCACACACGGACGCCCAGGTGGAAGCGATAACCCGGGACCGCCTGGAGCGCCAGTCCATCCTTGACCGCCCGGTTCCCGTAGGGCTGACCGCGATTATGGACGAGGCCGCGTTGCGGCACGGGGATCCCGAGGTCATGAAAGAGCAACTTGATCACTTGATCGACATCGGACACCGACCCGGCGTGCACGTGCGGGTGGTGCCCATGGGTGCCGGGATGTACGCCGGGTTGACCGGGGCTTTCGTGCTCGCCACTCTGCCCGACGGCGGAACAGTGGCCTACTGCGATGACCAGGTGGAGGGCAAGATCATCAAGCGCGCAATCGAGCTGCGCCGGCTGGTCACCGTATGGGAAGCTATCTGCGCTCAAGCGCTACCCTGGAAGATGTCCCGAGACCTGATTCTAAGGATGATCGATGAACACGAGCGAGCCAGCATGGCGCACGTCCAGCCGCAGCGGTAG
- a CDS encoding DUF397 domain-containing protein — protein sequence MNTSEPAWRTSSRSGSNGGVCVEVADNLPGRVLVRDTKDRDGGTLTFGPDAWSSFVGFAKQH from the coding sequence ATGAACACGAGCGAGCCAGCATGGCGCACGTCCAGCCGCAGCGGTAGCAACGGCGGCGTCTGCGTCGAAGTCGCGGACAACCTCCCCGGCCGGGTCCTCGTCCGAGACACCAAGGACCGCGACGGTGGCACCCTAACCTTCGGCCCGGACGCGTGGTCGAGCTTCGTCGGGTTCGCCAAGCAGCACTGA
- a CDS encoding dATP/dGTP diphosphohydrolase domain-containing protein, with protein sequence MTTYATKDSGVREQYGSGMVRDTQEGKPRFDLILVEGLPYDEQMLTRLAALMTRGAEKYGDRNWEKAQGPDELARAKASAFRHLVQWMCGEEDEDHAAATVFNLMLGELVKYQQFHAAPSDWLTPAEGGHRVDRTAVSTTPWFN encoded by the coding sequence ATGACCACCTACGCCACCAAGGACTCCGGGGTGCGCGAGCAGTACGGCTCGGGGATGGTACGGGACACTCAGGAGGGGAAGCCGCGCTTCGACCTGATCCTCGTCGAGGGGCTGCCGTACGACGAGCAGATGCTCACCCGGCTGGCCGCCCTGATGACACGCGGCGCCGAGAAGTACGGCGACCGCAACTGGGAGAAGGCCCAGGGTCCGGACGAGCTGGCCCGCGCGAAGGCGAGCGCGTTCCGACACCTGGTGCAGTGGATGTGCGGCGAAGAGGACGAGGACCACGCTGCCGCGACGGTGTTCAACCTGATGCTCGGCGAGCTGGTCAAGTACCAGCAGTTCCACGCCGCCCCCAGTGACTGGCTCACTCCTGCGGAGGGTGGACATCGAGTGGACCGAACGGCCGTATCGACAACCCCCTGGTTCAACTAG
- a CDS encoding WhiB family transcriptional regulator — MNKSRQCNPSSAELFFRAQSAGRAVELCLNCPLMIDCREAAREGGYHYGVWGGETPEERNAWMAEHHPDPEVREEAAREVERVVRTRERSRVADRNRNARLKQNLLKNPRPASTGQRSGPVVQRDRADQRASQARELLAAGRTPNEVAEELRISRRSLQRYLSRATAA, encoded by the coding sequence ATGAACAAGTCCAGGCAGTGCAACCCGTCGAGCGCGGAGTTGTTCTTCCGCGCTCAATCCGCCGGCAGGGCTGTCGAGCTGTGTCTCAACTGCCCGTTGATGATCGACTGCCGGGAGGCCGCCCGAGAAGGCGGCTACCACTACGGCGTATGGGGCGGCGAGACGCCGGAAGAACGCAACGCCTGGATGGCCGAGCATCACCCTGACCCAGAGGTGCGGGAGGAGGCCGCACGCGAAGTGGAACGGGTCGTCCGCACTCGCGAGAGGTCGCGAGTGGCCGATCGAAACCGGAACGCGCGACTGAAGCAGAACTTGCTAAAGAACCCGAGGCCGGCGTCGACCGGGCAGCGGAGCGGCCCAGTCGTACAGAGGGACCGCGCCGACCAGCGTGCCAGTCAGGCTCGCGAGCTGTTGGCCGCTGGCCGCACCCCGAACGAAGTCGCCGAGGAGCTGCGCATCTCACGTCGCAGCCTCCAGCGATACCTGAGCCGAGCGACAGCAGCATGA
- a CDS encoding DUF2786 domain-containing protein produces the protein MSQSSMLDKIRKLLAKAEDPAATPEEAEAYAGMAMALVAKYGIDQALLDAKKVDSEREPVVDRMRTVSAPYGMEKAVLLHRVSVPLNVYIVRHSRVAGGSYPVHMFGTDSDLDRVELLFASLLIQAVRGVAAVNWVPLGETLVGYRKAWIRGFANRVGERLTEANDQAVREVGGNTTSTAMVLADRRTLAIGRAKDAYSNLKELKGPKVSVLGYGAGQRAGSQADIGSSRLGQQSATKAIG, from the coding sequence GTGAGTCAGAGCTCGATGCTCGACAAGATCCGCAAGCTGCTCGCCAAGGCCGAAGACCCCGCCGCCACCCCGGAGGAGGCCGAGGCGTACGCCGGGATGGCGATGGCCCTGGTCGCCAAGTACGGCATCGACCAGGCCCTGCTGGACGCCAAGAAGGTGGACAGCGAGCGTGAGCCGGTCGTCGACCGCATGCGGACCGTGTCCGCCCCGTACGGCATGGAAAAGGCGGTCCTGCTGCACCGAGTCAGTGTGCCGCTGAACGTCTACATCGTGCGCCACTCCCGGGTCGCTGGCGGGAGCTACCCGGTGCACATGTTCGGCACCGACAGTGACCTCGACCGGGTCGAGCTGCTGTTTGCCAGCCTGCTCATCCAGGCGGTGCGAGGGGTCGCCGCGGTGAACTGGGTGCCGCTCGGCGAAACGCTGGTCGGCTACCGGAAGGCGTGGATCCGCGGCTTCGCCAACCGGGTGGGCGAACGGCTGACCGAGGCGAACGACCAGGCGGTCCGGGAGGTCGGCGGCAACACCACCTCGACCGCCATGGTGCTCGCCGACCGCAGGACCTTGGCCATCGGCCGAGCCAAGGATGCCTACTCGAACCTCAAGGAACTGAAGGGGCCGAAGGTGTCCGTTCTCGGCTACGGCGCCGGCCAGCGGGCCGGATCGCAGGCGGACATCGGCTCCAGTCGGCTCGGCCAGCAGTCAGCGACGAAGGCCATCGGCTGA
- a CDS encoding phosphatase domain-containing protein: MPKLIVTRGLPGSGKSSRALAWVAEDPARRARVNRDTLRLMAHDGAYIKQGRDQRGTEKAIIAVRNASISALLRLGIDVINDDTNLPARTVRDLRRLATLARAEFEVWDMTDVSPEVCMERDMLRPSPHCVGHTVIRDMYQRFIHGRPYPLPIPLEVPRPTSMEPYVPDTSKPKAVIVDIDGTVALMGSRDPFDESRVHEDRPNRAVIEAVEALEGQNYAVIFCSGRTDGCREATEKWLVDHLDVQYAALHMRAASDFRPDWAMKLEIFNRHIRNDYNVVGVFDDRQSVVEMWRSLGLTVFQVAEGNF, translated from the coding sequence ATGCCGAAGCTGATCGTCACCCGAGGACTTCCCGGCTCGGGCAAAAGCTCACGGGCGCTGGCGTGGGTGGCCGAGGACCCGGCGCGCCGCGCCCGGGTCAACCGGGACACGCTGCGCCTGATGGCGCACGACGGCGCGTACATCAAGCAGGGTCGGGACCAGCGCGGTACCGAGAAGGCGATCATCGCGGTGCGGAACGCCAGCATCAGCGCGCTACTGCGCCTCGGCATCGACGTCATCAACGACGACACGAACCTGCCGGCTCGCACGGTGCGGGACCTGCGCCGGCTGGCGACGCTGGCTCGCGCCGAGTTCGAGGTGTGGGACATGACAGACGTGTCGCCGGAGGTGTGCATGGAGCGCGACATGCTGCGCCCTTCGCCTCACTGCGTCGGGCACACCGTGATCCGCGACATGTACCAGCGGTTCATCCACGGTCGGCCGTACCCACTGCCGATTCCGCTGGAGGTACCCCGACCCACGTCGATGGAGCCGTACGTCCCGGACACCAGCAAACCGAAGGCGGTCATCGTCGACATCGACGGCACGGTGGCGCTGATGGGCAGTCGGGACCCGTTCGACGAGTCGCGAGTGCACGAAGACCGACCGAACCGCGCAGTGATCGAGGCGGTCGAGGCGCTCGAAGGGCAGAACTACGCGGTCATCTTCTGCTCCGGCCGGACCGATGGCTGCCGGGAGGCCACCGAGAAGTGGCTCGTCGATCACCTGGACGTGCAGTACGCGGCGCTGCACATGCGGGCGGCCAGCGACTTCCGGCCGGACTGGGCGATGAAGCTGGAGATCTTCAACAGGCACATCCGCAACGACTACAACGTGGTCGGCGTGTTCGACGACCGGCAGTCGGTCGTCGAGATGTGGCGATCGCTGGGGCTGACCGTGTTCCAGGTCGCCGAGGGCAACTTCTGA
- a CDS encoding RNA ligase family protein, whose protein sequence is MITLAKEDDFEVARHASPQSLPRHMTVTELIDGANCCVYIEQRGSGWLVGAQSRNRVLTVDNDHYGFAEWVSAEAEALVELLGPGRHYGEWWGAGINRNYGLSERRWTPLHPKRQVSAPEIGIQPLPMLYEGAFTVFMVQEAIEHLRCNGSMAAPGFMEPEGVLIFGGPGWTVFRARFGIEVDA, encoded by the coding sequence ATGATCACACTTGCTAAGGAAGACGACTTCGAGGTCGCTCGGCACGCTTCGCCACAGTCGCTGCCACGCCACATGACCGTGACCGAGCTGATCGATGGCGCGAACTGCTGCGTCTACATCGAGCAGCGGGGCTCGGGCTGGCTTGTGGGCGCGCAGTCGCGCAACCGCGTCCTCACCGTGGACAACGATCACTACGGGTTCGCCGAGTGGGTCAGCGCGGAGGCCGAAGCGCTGGTGGAACTGCTCGGCCCGGGTCGCCACTACGGCGAATGGTGGGGCGCCGGGATCAACCGGAACTACGGGCTCTCGGAGCGGCGGTGGACGCCGCTGCACCCGAAGCGGCAGGTGTCGGCTCCCGAGATCGGCATCCAGCCCCTACCGATGCTCTACGAGGGCGCGTTCACCGTGTTCATGGTCCAGGAGGCCATTGAGCACCTGCGGTGCAACGGCTCGATGGCGGCCCCCGGGTTCATGGAGCCGGAGGGCGTCCTGATCTTCGGCGGCCCTGGCTGGACCGTGTTCCGGGCGAGGTTCGGAATCGAGGTGGACGCATGA